In the genome of Brassica napus cultivar Da-Ae unplaced genomic scaffold, Da-Ae ScsIHWf_20;HRSCAF=42, whole genome shotgun sequence, one region contains:
- the LOC125600040 gene encoding uncharacterized protein LOC125600040, whose protein sequence is MEEARVLAIGDTRVSSTADLDETMMDVGERGRPPGDPPDKLTSWVAKVVETAEGGMPVPEVLIADSFVSERVRVEFPNGEDGEPSITIENEVLEAMNGMWKQCMIVRVLGRNVPIVALNRKLRELWNPKGAMYVMDLPRQFFMVRFEKEEEYLAALTGGPWRAFGSYLMVRAWSPEFDPLRDDIVTTPVWIRLTNIPVNFYHRSILMGIAKGLGKPIRVDSTTLNFERARFARVCVEVNLAKPLKGTVLINGERYFVAYEGLSEICPRCGIYGHLIHGCPRTLAERAASPTTQTVATRKVETANLQAPQLQEDGFILAKGSRKGTPSSSQHTTGTARKSNGEMNRNNRGNPSRKEAATIVLSNKYGELDTGTKLDVVREDGTSGQENKENLNMNVQNSKGKGALQEKLIMTFGSKASLLPTSQTWTRERGPGNKKTVESARGRLKRVNSRPVRGLVFGPTKGEISLSESGKRLRVENSEAGRSGGGLRERVEDGRCMPARLQCEMKNWKTRWRVLSARQNMAELIYRRLLRRRRGWYPLHDGTPR, encoded by the coding sequence ATGGAGGAAGCTAGGGTTTTGGCGATTGGCGACACTAGGGTTTCGAGTACGGCAGATTTGGATGAAACTATGATGGATGTGGGGGAGAGAGGGAGACCGCCAGGAGATCCGCCAGATAAGTTAACCTCATGGGTAGCGAAGGTGGTGGAGACGGCTGAGGGAGGGATGCCAGTACCGGAGGTTTTGATTGCAGATTCTTTTGTGTCGGAGAGGGTACGGGTAGAATTTCCGAATGGAGAAGACGGAGAACCATCCATTACGATCGAGAATGAGGTTTTGGAAGCGATGAATGGAATGTGGAAGCAGTGTATGATCGTTAGGGTTTTGGGAAGAAACGTCCCGATTGTTGCCTTGAACAGGAAGTTAAGAGAGTTATGGAATCCAAAAGGTGCCATGTACGTGATGGATTTACCTAGACAATTCTTTATGGTCAGATTCGAGAAAGAGGAGGAATATCTAGCGGCATTGACAGGAGGACCATGGAGAGCGTTTGGTAGTTATCTTATGGTTAGGGCTTGGTCGCCAGAGTTTGACCCACTGCGGGATGATATCGTAACAACACCAGTGTGGATCAGGTTGACGAATATACCAGTGAACTtttaccatcgatcgatccttatGGGGATTGCCAAGGGGTTGGGCAAGCCGATTCGAGTGGACTCGACGACGTTGAATTTTGAAAGAGCTCGGTTTGCTAGGGTGTGCGTGGAAGTAAATCTAGCAAAACCATTGAAAGGAACGGTTCTCATCAATGGTGAGAGATATTTTGTAGCCTATGAGGGGTTGTCTGAGATATGTCCAAGGTGTGGAATCTATGGACACCTGATACATGGTTGTCCACGAACATTGGCGGAACGTGCGGCGAGTCCAACGACGCAAACAGTGGCAACAAGAAAGGTTGAGACAGCGAACTTGCAAGCTCCACAATTGCAGGAGGACGGTTTCATACTGGCGAAAGGTTCGCGAAAAGGAACACCGAGTTCATCTCAGCATACGACAGGTACGGCAAGGAAATCGAATGGGGAGATGAATAGGAATAACCGTGGGAATCCGAGCAGAAAGGAAGCTGCGACGATTGTGCTATCAAACAAATATGGAGAACTGGATACGGGTACGAAGCTGGATGTAGTAAGAGAGGATGGGACTTCTGGACAGGAGAATAAGGAGAATCTGAATATGAACGTTCAAAATAGTAAGGGGAAGGGAGCCTTGCAGGAGAAGTTAATTATGACTTTCGGTAGTAAGGCTAGTTTACTGCCTACATCGCAAACATGGACTAGAGAGAGAGGGCCTGGCAACAAGAAAACGGTGGAGTCGGCTAGGGGGAGACTCAAAAGAGTAAACAGTAGGCCGGTTAGAGGACTGGTATTTGGTCCGACCAAGGGAGAGATAAGTTTATCAGAATCTGGGAAGAGATTGAGAGTGGAGAACAGTGAGGCCGGGAGATCGGGTGGAGGACTCAGAGAAAGGGTAGAGGATGGGAGATGTATGCCTGCGCGCCTTCAATGCGAGATGAAGAACTGGAAAACCCGATGGAGAGTATTATCAGCGAGACAGAACATGGCAGAGCTGATATACAGACGACTTCTCAGGAGGAGGAGAGGGTGGTATCCCTTGCATGACGGGACGCCCCGGTGA
- the LOC125600039 gene encoding uncharacterized protein LOC125600039 has protein sequence MGFLKKLTGIFGFGHNDGGHGAAARDEDGEGDNTGSVSEDGDKRREGNQARFRETGLPRRGFGVPVQVAVERSSPGPILQPCAASDGGVQGLRWYSMRLRIDEDGDVADEFLEDDNCKTLPRKCKTKAAKVRGLVISSDGKLQPLMH, from the exons ATGGGTTTCTTAAAGAAGTTAACGGGGATTTTCGGGTTCGGGCACAACGATGGTGGGCACGGAGCTGCTGCGAGAGACGAAGATGGTGAAGGGGATAACACTGGATCAGTCTCTGAGGACGGAGATAAACGCCGGGAGGGTAATCAGGCAAGGTTCCGTGAAACCGGACTTCCAAGGAGGGGTTTTGGAGTTCCGGTTCAAGTAGCCGTCGAACGGTCTAGTCCTGGTCCTATTCTTCAGCCTTGTGCTGCTTCTGACGGTGGAGTTCAG GGACTACGATGGTACTCAATGCGGCTAAGGATTGATGAAGATGGAGATGTTGCAGATGAGTTCTTGGAAGATGATAACTGTAAGACTTTGCCCAGAAAATGCAAAACAAAAGCTGCAAAAGTGAGAGGTTTAGTGATATCTTCTGATGGGAAACTTCAGCCATTAATGCATTGA